The following proteins are encoded in a genomic region of Burkholderia pyrrocinia:
- a CDS encoding type II toxin-antitoxin system RelE/ParE family toxin, which produces MTLALHWHPKACEDRAAIMDYIGHDDPLAALELDELLEERAATLPAHAELYRQGRVAGTRELVVAPNYILVYRIRPADGIVEILRVLHARRQWP; this is translated from the coding sequence TTGACCCTCGCGCTGCACTGGCATCCGAAGGCGTGCGAGGATCGCGCCGCGATCATGGACTACATCGGCCACGACGACCCGCTGGCCGCGCTCGAACTGGACGAGTTGCTGGAGGAGCGGGCCGCGACATTGCCGGCGCACGCTGAGCTGTACCGGCAAGGGCGCGTGGCGGGCACGCGCGAGTTGGTGGTCGCGCCGAACTATATACTCGTGTATCGCATCCGACCGGCCGACGGCATCGTGGAGATCCTCCGCGTCTTGCATGCGCGGCGGCAGTGGCCGTGA
- a CDS encoding L-serine ammonia-lyase: protein MAVSVFDLFKIGIGPSSSHTVGPMRAALMFVQGLERDGLLDATAHVKVELYGSLGATGKGHGTDRGVMLGLLGDAPDTVDPDTIDARLDAVRKSKTLALLGTHPVPFVLKDNIAFYRQALPEHPNGMKLRASDANGAVLVERTYLSVGGGFVVTAGAPNTKVLSAAEQMTHPFRTGAELLALTESTGKSIAQLMWENERAWHSEEETRDGLLKIWAVMQSCVSRGCGIGNPDAEGNLPGPFQVKRRAPQLYRALTANPERALQDPLSMIDWINLYAIAVNEENAAGGRVVTAPTNGAAGIIPAVLHYYTRFTPGANEQGVIDFLLTAAAIGILYKLNASISGAEVGCQGEVGVACSMAAGALAAVLGGTPHQVENAAEIGMEHNLGLTCDPVGGMVQIPCIERNAMASVKAVNAARMALRGDGSHYVSLDSVIKTMRETGADMKTKYKETSRGGLAVNIVEC, encoded by the coding sequence ATGGCAGTCAGCGTGTTTGACCTCTTCAAGATCGGCATTGGTCCGTCCAGCTCGCATACGGTCGGGCCGATGCGCGCGGCGCTGATGTTCGTCCAGGGCCTCGAGCGCGACGGGCTGCTCGATGCGACGGCCCACGTGAAGGTCGAGCTGTACGGCTCGCTCGGCGCGACCGGCAAGGGCCACGGCACCGACCGCGGCGTGATGCTCGGCCTGCTCGGCGACGCGCCCGACACCGTCGATCCCGACACGATCGACGCGCGGCTCGACGCCGTGCGCAAGTCGAAGACGCTCGCGCTGCTCGGCACGCATCCGGTGCCGTTCGTGCTGAAGGACAACATCGCGTTCTACCGCCAGGCGCTGCCCGAGCACCCGAACGGGATGAAGCTGCGCGCGAGCGACGCGAACGGCGCGGTGCTGGTCGAACGCACGTACCTGTCGGTCGGCGGCGGCTTCGTCGTGACGGCCGGCGCGCCGAACACGAAGGTGCTGAGCGCGGCCGAGCAGATGACGCACCCGTTCCGTACCGGCGCGGAGTTGCTCGCGCTGACGGAATCGACCGGCAAGTCGATCGCGCAACTGATGTGGGAAAACGAGCGCGCGTGGCATAGCGAGGAAGAAACGCGCGACGGGCTGCTGAAGATCTGGGCCGTGATGCAGTCGTGCGTGTCGCGCGGCTGCGGGATCGGCAACCCGGACGCCGAAGGCAACCTGCCCGGCCCGTTCCAGGTCAAGCGCCGCGCGCCGCAACTGTATCGCGCGCTGACCGCCAACCCGGAGCGCGCGCTGCAGGATCCGCTGTCGATGATCGACTGGATCAACCTGTACGCGATCGCGGTCAACGAGGAAAACGCAGCCGGCGGGCGCGTCGTCACCGCGCCGACCAACGGCGCGGCCGGCATCATCCCGGCCGTGCTGCACTACTACACGCGCTTCACGCCCGGCGCGAACGAGCAGGGCGTGATCGATTTCCTGCTGACGGCCGCCGCGATCGGCATTCTCTACAAGCTCAACGCGTCGATCTCGGGCGCGGAAGTCGGCTGCCAGGGCGAAGTGGGCGTCGCCTGCTCGATGGCGGCCGGCGCACTCGCGGCGGTGCTCGGCGGCACGCCACACCAGGTCGAGAACGCGGCCGAGATCGGCATGGAACACAACCTCGGCCTGACCTGCGACCCGGTCGGCGGGATGGTGCAGATCCCGTGCATCGAGCGCAACGCGATGGCGTCGGTGAAGGCCGTCAACGCGGCGCGCATGGCGCTGCGCGGCGACGGCTCGCACTATGTGTCGCTCGACTCCGTGATCAAGACGATGCGCGAAACGGGCGCCGACATGAAGACGAAGTACAAGGAAACGTCGCGCGGCGGGCTGGCGGTGAATATCGTCGAGTGCTGA